Within Flavobacterium pisciphilum, the genomic segment GATAATAATTCAGACCCTAATTTTCCAGGTGCAATACCATAAGCATTGTTGAAAAGGGCATCTTGGAGAGAAGAACTTTTTTGATGTGTAAAAATTCCAATTTTTTTGTCAATGGCAAAAGGTTTGTTTTGTGCAGATCCTAAAACAAGTGCACAGGACATGCTCGATACGCCTCCGCCAATAATTAAAACGTCAAACATATTATTGTTGATCGTTCATTTTTTCTTCTATTTTTTTAGAAATTCTAAAAATCAAAAGAATTAGTACGGCACAAAAAGAAGCTGCTATTCCAATAAAAGCTACCATGCTATCTCCTTGTAAAGGATTTTGAAAGTCAAGCAAAGTAATATTGAAAATAATCAAAGCTACTGCTAAAAGCACTAATATGGAAGTAAAAATTTTCATAGGATAACTATTTATTTCTAAATGATTAAAAGAAATATTTAAAAAAAGAAATATTGTTTTTGGTGAATCCGCAAACGAGTATTTCGACATTTAAGTATTTCTAGTGGGTAAATTTATGAAAATTAATTTTAGACAAACAAACCTTTAACATTAGCTGCGAATAATTTAACAGCAATTGCTAAAAGTACGACTCCAAATGTCTTACGAACCACGCCAAGTCCGTTTTTTCCTAGCATTTTCTCGATTTTTGAAGATGATTTTAAAACGATATATACAAGAGTTATATTAAGGATGATTGCGATTACAATATTTATAGTATGAAATTGTGAGCGCAATGAGAGTAATGTGGTCATGGTTCCTGCTCCTGCAATTAAAGGAAAAGCTAATGGGACAATAGAGGCCGAGCTAGCTTCTTCGTCACGATATATATGAATTCCAAGAATCATTTCTAAGGCAAGAAAAAATAACACAAATGATCCTGCTACAGCAAAAGAGTGTACGTCGATACCAATTATTTTTAGGAACCC encodes:
- a CDS encoding MarC family protein — translated: MLEIDLKEIITVGMVLFAVIDIVGSIPIIVNLRSKVGHIESEKASIVAGLIMIIFLFIGEGFLKIIGIDVHSFAVAGSFVLFFLALEMILGIHIYRDEEASSASIVPLAFPLIAGAGTMTTLLSLRSQFHTINIVIAIILNITLVYIVLKSSSKIEKMLGKNGLGVVRKTFGVVLLAIAVKLFAANVKGLFV